One segment of Ipomoea triloba cultivar NCNSP0323 chromosome 12, ASM357664v1 DNA contains the following:
- the LOC115998761 gene encoding uncharacterized protein LOC115998761, with amino-acid sequence MPRSSKHKSHKQSKHGSKEARGHSDSEEDVKTGRSSKGDVSPRVLKDSGHSTSGEKRRRASQSREGRDGKDLVGYGNGNVSEEYTSSKRRRKEKSEGSGGSDRWNSGADERGDDWEINKESGAENLKAAQEKGLKHTESKSSGELKSKSSRRHESGCVERKDEHVAAEMEEEARSGRVESKRKSEKDSSRKENKDSKEKERGSEKDKKQSSKLDTELKGYNGELQKKLGSQSVVSEEKQGKRSRDNADLSRQSKVDNCDLDKEVEKKSRKRRETSVDRDKYEDDITEIDKRRSSSRSERTKDDKYIDVKHKDGSYGDKYREDSYRDDRHKDEKYWDDKDKDSRRTEDKYYEDDRHRSDKYCEDVDIDNRYKDDKFHQGDDRDYGHRDPKYLDEIERVSRRRDDKYREDSGRDGRHWDDRYQEEGGKDVRYNNDRYREDCERDGRQSDNKDREDGERDDRRKEEKHREDSELDSRHRGDKQKDEANRHKRNRDMKYRDESMLRDRPGDRSDAKRLRDENYSTDSISRKSGLGESSPSYDIRISKYKDEQGRRRNNDKDYGDIKSQSCKDQRYDAEKISASGSRLDSISSRGKSSSRVTDLELSSNDSKKRSPASTGHYATRDHYRHLKQDESTNKDYAYQEKGNNYLGDGFAGGYLKSDSHTSLLQPIDKSPSLTSNGRRHVNRFDVRQCLDAEDPTQRSVGSRDLKDFSGKEGKGSRELPIEAPVGDELSQADGDTLSVSSPFIRGGNLSSATKSSLPPPVRSGVDSPFGFSEDDSRGKPSNRHRRTSDPSIGRFQGNSWKGVTNWPSPVNGYMPFQHGPPPVGFPPMMQQFPGPPMFGIRTPMEMSHPGLPYHLSNADRYTGHGHPIGWRIPMNDSCGPSLHAWDSTNPCFGDEAQFYGRPDWDQYTTMSRSRSWETNDMWKGPNGSASVEPPSASQKEDNSAQGLGDDSLTGQSALHVQNEQRQPDLEVESKAISQSSEAVEKNTPEGPKTSGKEASSQSKLSRRDGPHYCHVYLSKLDISADLTEPELYNQCTSLLLANQNMLTDDASKILFVEAVEARLSRPSEISSASLFAAMSDSVLQKSISLYKKERQEIKVISGEKVLCSNALGTGDTYTTNHQIEDLMVVDIVKKPEQAIYVVDTEGMDVDVGSNPTEENDTENSSAENVEGSVEPISDLSKNITRVSNDLDNPSPNRKEGNKLFDAKCGPLVCPDVSPEASEVLVPLSIESGSVNLSRIHHSPEIKH; translated from the exons ATGCCTCGGAGTTCTAAGCACAAATCGCACAAGCAAAGCAAGCATGGGTCGAAGGAGGCAAGGGGACATTCGGACTCGGAGGAGGATGTGAAGACGGGGAGGAGTAGTAAGGGGGACGTTTCGCCTAGGGTTTTGAAGGATTCGGGGCATTCTACTTCCGGCGAGAAGCGAAGGCGTGCTTCTCAATCAAGGGAGGGGAGAGATGGGAAAGATCTCGTCGGTTATGGGAATGGAAACGTATCTGAGGAATACACGTCGTCCAAGCGGCGGCGGAAGGAGAAGTCCGAGGGGAGTGGCGGAAGTGATAGGTGGAACAGTGGCGCGGACGAGAGGGGTGACGATTGGGAGATAAACAAAGAAAGTGGCGCTGAGAATTTAAAAGCTGCTCAAGAGAAGGGATTGAAGCATACGGAATCAAAAAGTTCTGGTGAGTTGAAGAGTAAAAGTTCTAGAAGGCACGAAAGTGGatgtgttgagaggaaggatgAGCATGTTGCTGCAGAAATGGAGGAGGAGGCTAGGAGCGGGAGAGTTGAGTCAAAGAGGAAATCAGAAAAGGATTCTTCACGAAAGGAGAACAAGGATTCAAAGGAAAAGGAGCGAGGATCAGAAAAGGATAAGAAGCAAAGTAGTAAACTTGATACTGAACTGAAGGGCTATAATGGAGAATTACAAAAGAAATTAGGGTCACAGTCAGTGGTCTCAGAAGAAAAGCAGGGAAAACGAAGTAGAGATAATGCTG ATTTGTCTAGGCAGAGTAAGGTGGATAATTGTGACTTGGATAAAGAAGTTGAGAAAAAATCTCGGAAGAGAAGAGAAACTTCTGTTGATCGAGATAAGTATGAAGATGATATCACTGAAATTGATAAAAGGCGGTCATCATCAAGGAGTGAGCGTACCAAAGATGACAAATACATAGATGTGAAGCATAAAGATGGAAGCTATGGTGATAAGTATCGGGAAGATAGTTATAGAGATGATAGGCATAAAGATGAGAAGTATTGGGATGACAAGGATAAAGACAGTAGGCGAACGGAAGATAAATATTATGAAGATGATAGGCATAGGAGTGATAAGTACTGTGAGGATGTTGACATAGATAACAGATACAAAGATGATAAATTTCATCAGGGTGATGATAGAGATTATGGACACAGGGATCCTAAATATCTGGATGAAATTGAGAGAGTTAGTAGGCGTAGAGATGATAAGTATCGTGAAGATAGTGGGAGGGATGGCAGACATTGGGATGATAGATATCAAGAAGAAGGGGGGAAAGATGTCAGGTACAATAATGATAGATATCGTGAAGACTGTGAGAGGGATGGTAGGCAGAGTGACAATAAGGATAGAGAAGATGGTGAAAGAGATGATAGACGCAAGGAAGAGAAACATAGAGAAGATTCTGAACTAGATAGCAGGCACAGGGGTGATAAGCAAAAAGATGAAGCTAATAGACACAAGAGGAATAGGGATATGAAGTACAGAGATGAGAGCATGCTAAGAGACCGCCCAGGGGATAGGTCTGATGCAAAGCGTTTGAGGGATGAGAATTATTCTACAGATTCTATATCTAGGAAATCTGGTCTTGGTGAAAGTAGCCCAAGTTATGATATCAGGATCTCCAAATACAAAGATGAACAAGGAAGGAGAAGAAACAACGATAAGGACTATGGTGACATCAAATCTCAAAGTTGTAAGGATCAACGATATGATGCAGAAAAGATATCTGCAAGTGGTTCTCGATTAGACTCAATCAGTAGTCGAGGAAAATCATCCTCAAGGGTTACTGATTTAGAACTTAGTTCAAATGACAGCAAAAAGCGAAGTCCCGCTAGTACTGGCCATTATGCTACAAGAGATCATTACAG GCATTTGAAGCAAGATGAATCAACAAATAAGGACTATGCTTATCAGGAAAAGGGAAACAACTATTTAGGTGATGGATTTGCTGGAGGGTATCTAAAATCTGATTCCCATACCTCTCTCTTGCAGCCAATAGATAAATCCCCTTCATTAACAAGCAATGGCCGCAGACATGTAAATAGATTTGATGTTAGGCAGTGTCTTGATGCTGAGGACCCAACCCAAAGAAGTGTAGGCTCCAGGGATTTGAAGGATTTCTCTGGTAAGGAAGGCAAGGGAAGTCGTGAATTGCCTATCGAGGCACCTGTGGGAGATGAACTTTCCCAAGCTGACGGAGACACCTTATCTGTTTCTTCACCTTTTATCAGAGGTGGTAATTTGTCAAGTGCCACAAAGTCATCGTTACCACCTCCTGTAAGGTCAGGTGTCGATAGCCCTTTTGGCTTTTCTGAAGATGACAGTAGGGGCAAGCCTAGCAATCGGCACAGAAGGACCAGTGACCCAAGTATTGGGAGATTTCAAGGAAATTCTTGGAAAGGAGTCACAAATTGGCCTTCCCCTGTTAATGGTTATATGCCCTTCCAACATGGTCCACCGCCTGTTGGTTTTCCTCCCATGATGCAGCAGTTTCCTGGCCCCCCGATGTTTGGCATCAGAACACCAATGGAGATGAGTCATCCTGGATTACCTTACCATTTGTCAAATGCTGATAGGTATACTGGCCATGGGCATCCTATTGGTTGGCGAATTCCAATGAATGATTCATGTGGACCTTCACTGCATGCTTGGGATTCTACTAATCCTTGCTTTGGAGATGAAGCACAATTTTATGGGAGGCCAGATTGGGACCAATATACGACCATGTCAAGGAGTCGGAGTTGGGAGACAAATGATATGTGGAAGGGGCCAAATGGGAGTGCAAGTGTGGAGCCACCTTCTGCTTCTCAGAAGGAGGATAATTCAGCTCAGGGCCTGGGAGATGATTCTTTGACTGGTCAGTCAGCTCTGCATGTTCAGAATGAGCAAAGGCAGCCTGATCTTGAGGTTGAGAGTAAGGCTATTAGCCAGTCAAGTGAAGCTGTTGAGAAGAATACTCCAGAAGGTCCAAAGACTTCAGGGAAAGAGGCGTCTAGTCAATCTAAGTTATCGAGAAGGGATGGCCCTCATTATTGCCATGTTTATCTCTCCAAGCTTGATATTTCTGCAGATCTTACTGAACCTGAGTTGTATAATCAATGCACAAGCTTATTACTTGCCAATCAGAACATGTTGACTGATGATGCTTCAAAAATCTTGTTTGTGGAG GCTGTAGAAGCTAGGTTATCAAGACCTAGTGAAATTTCAAGTGCTTCACTTTTTGCTGCCATGAGTGATTCTGTTCTTCAG AAATCCATTTCCCTTTACAAAAAGGAGAGACAAGAAATCAAAGTCATAAGTGGTGAGAAAGTCTTATGTTCTAATGCGTTGGGGACGGGTGACACTTACACTACCAATCATCAGATAGAAGATCTGATGGTTGTGGATATAGTCAAGAAACCAGAACAGGCTATTTATGTGGTGGACACAGAAGGCATGGATGTAGATGTGGGTTCAAATCCTACCGAAGAGAATGATACTGAGAACAGCTCTGCTGAAAATGTGGAAGGATCTGTTGAGCCCATATCTGATCTGTCTAAAAACATAACTAGAGTAAGCAATGACTTAGACAATCCTTCTCCCAATAGGAAAGAGGGTAACAAGTTATTTGATGCTAAATGTGGCCCTTTGGTTTGTCCTGATGTATCCCCTGAGGCTTCTGAGGTACTGGTGCCATTATCAATTGAGTCTGGGTCAGTAAATTTAAGTCGGATACACCATTCTCCTGAAATTAAACATTAA